The following proteins come from a genomic window of Alosa sapidissima isolate fAloSap1 chromosome 22, fAloSap1.pri, whole genome shotgun sequence:
- the LOC121697805 gene encoding angiopoietin-related protein 5-like, whose protein sequence is MMERKLSAIARLLLLCCTFTDQTHQHKVQKPTLTSQGQDCTAIKDSSPNAQSGIYIIQPKGVPVPFKVYCEMLADGGWTVFQRRTRGKVSFQRNWAEYKHGFGYLEKDHWLGLAKVWALTRSNDQKSILRVGLWDFEGGSAFAEYRDFRIGDEAAAYKLSVGTYKGTAGDAIRGAYSGIDQNGFGFSTKDRDNDGCSPCIFGDIAERECSSSEGGGGWWFSRCGSANLHGDWHPAGDNIGWASGVHWRTWKGPAPYSLQATRMMVKSV, encoded by the exons ATGGAAAGAAAGCTGTCAGCAATAGCTCGACTGCTGCTTCTCTGCTGCACCTTTACTGACCAGACCCATCAGCATAAG GTGCAAAAACCCACATTAACGTCTCAAG GCCAAGACTGTACAGCCATCAAAGATTCCAGTCCTAATGCTCAAAGTGGAATTTACATTATACAGCCGAAAGGAGTTCCAGTACCTTTCAAG GTGTACTGTGAGATGCTGGCCGATGGGGGCTGGACAGTGTTCCAGAGACGTACAAGGGGGAAAGTATCCTTCCAGAGAAACTGGGCAGAGTACAAACATGGCTTTGGATACCTCGAAA AGGATCACTGGTTGGGCCTGGCCAAAGTGTGGGCTCTTACCAGGAGCAATGATCAGAAGTCCATCCTCAGAGTAGGCCTGTGGGACTTTGAGGGGGGATCAGCTTTTGCAGAGTACAGAGATTTCAGAATTGGCGATGAGGCGGCGGCCTACAAACTGAGTGTCGGAACTTATAAAGGCACTGCAG GTGATGCTATACGCGGAGCATACAGTGGTATTGACCAGAATGGCTTTGGATTCAGCACAAAGGACCGAGACAATGACGGCTGCTCCCCGTGCATCTTTGGAGACATCGCTGAGCGCGAATGTAGCTCATCAGAGGGTGGGGGCGGCTGGTGGTTCAGCCGTTGTGGCTCAGCCAACCTCCACGGAGACTGGCACCCAGCGGGGGACAACATAGGCTGGGCGTCAGGGGTGCACTGGCGCACGTGGAAAGGCCCGGCCCCATACTCCCTACAAGCCACTCGAATGATGGTGAAGTCTGTGTGA